The proteins below are encoded in one region of Drosophila santomea strain STO CAGO 1482 chromosome 3R, Prin_Dsan_1.1, whole genome shotgun sequence:
- the LOC120453898 gene encoding leucine-rich repeat-containing protein 40 isoform X3, translating into MMNFGNLEFDSFRGAQECDQASAFGGDFDFGHSCFTHYGCPSDMSDRASRGRGNPTSSRIPRCAQSPRRAPVAHSPRPSCAFRPIFHERTTHEDDQVLTQQLWKLARKSGTLNLSNKALARVPERLYDINEADADSKAVNLEQLTIKEEDAWWNQVPLNNLDLSSNTLTHLSPKIENLQSLTVLTLHDNALLELPPEIGKLEKLMRLNVSHNKLSQLPREIYSLPELRHLNISYNEFNELNPDISDLHMLEFLDGGHNNIQSLPGGIGFLVRLTALLLPYNHIKELPPDLVNMRSLQKIDLMQNDLTCLPEDMGLLRKLECLYLQHNDILELPEFEGNETLSELHASNNFIKTIPKAMCSNLPHLKILDLRDNKITELPDELCLLRNLNRLDVSNNTISVLPVTLSSLAHLISLQVEGNPIKTIRRDILQCGTSRILKTLHERALAKAKEEGGVADEAFTSAGISVTRLRAGQSDDGDMPGNFPDRYKLRHTRTLAVNLEELNEVPDQVFQIARDEGVHVVDFARNQLSTLPNGLQHMKDLVTELVLSNNVIGYVPQFISQFTRISFLNLSNNLLNDLPTEFGVLNTLRELNIANNRFQFIPNCVYELKGLEIFIASENHIKMLNVSGLQSMPRLSTLDLRNNDIETVPPILGNLTNITHLELVGNPFRQPRHQILMKGTDAIMSYLRDRIPT; encoded by the exons ATGATGAA CTTCGGTAACTTAGAGTTTGACTCGTTCCGCGGAGCCCAGGAATGTGACCAGGCATCCGCATTCGGCGGCGACTTCGACTTTGGACACTCCTGCTTCACCCACTACGGCTGTCCCAGCGATATGAGCGATAGAGCCAGCCGAGGACGGGGTAAccccaccagcagcaggatTCCCCGCTGCGCCCAAAGTCCGCGCCGAGCGCCAGTGGCCCACTCACCCAGGCCAAGCTGCGCTTTCCGCCCGATCTTTCACGAGAGGACCACTCACGAGGACGACCAGGTGCTCACCCAACAACTGTGGAAACTGGCTCGGAAGTCGGGCACCCTGAATCTTTCCAACAAGGCATTGGCCAGAG TGCCCGAACGGCTCTACGACATTAACGAGGCAGATGCAGACAGCAAGGCCGTGAATCTAGAGCAGCTTACGATTAAGGAGGAGGATGCCTGGTGGAACCAAGTGCCATTGAACAACCTGGACCTGAGCTCAAACACCTTAACGCACTTGTCGCCAAAGATCGAGAACTTGCAGTCACTAACCGTGCTTACG CTGCATGATAATGCTTTGCTGGAGTTGCCACCGGAGATCggaaagctggaaaagctAATGCGCCTTAATGTGAGCCACAACAAACTCAGCCAGCTGCCCCGTGAGATATACAGTCTGCCGGAGCTGCGACACCTCAACATCTCGTACAACGAGTTTAACGAACTTAATCCGGACATCAGTGACCTTCACATGCTTGAGTTTTTG GACGGTGGGCATAACAATATTCAATCCCTGCCCGGCGGCATTGGTTTCCTGGTGCGTCTAACTGCGCTCTTGTTGCCCTATAATCACATCAAGGAACTGCCGCCCGATCTTGTTAATATGCGCT CCTTGCAAAAGATTGATCTGATGCAAAACGACCTGACTTGCTTGCCGGAAGATATGGGCCTATTGAGAAAGCTGGAATGCCTTTATCTGCAGCATAACGACATACTGGAACTGCCCGAGTTCGAGGGAAACGAGACCTTGAGCGAGCTGCACGCCAGCAATAATTTCATTAAG ACCATACCAAAAGCTATGTGCAGTAACTTGCCCCACCTGAAGATACTCGATCTGCGGGACAATAAGATCACGGAGCTGCCCGACGAGCTGTGCCTGCTGCGCAATCTAAACCGCCTGGATGTGTCCAACAACACGATCAGCGTGCTGCCAGTCACATTGTCCTCCTTGGCCCACCTGATTAGCCTGCAGGTTGAGGGAAATCCCATCAAAACAATCAGACGCGACATCCTGCAGTGTGGAACATCGCGAATCTTAAAGACTCTGCACGAGAGAGCTTTGGCCAAGGCCAAGGAGGAGGGTGGTGTCGCCGATGAGGCCTTCACGTCAGCGGGCATCAGTGTTACCCGTTTGCGTGCTGGCCAATCGGACGATGGTGATATGCCCGGAAACTTTCCGGATAG ATACAAATTACGACATACACGTACATTAGCTGTCAATCTGGAGGAGCTCAATGAAGTGCCCGACCAGGTGTTCCAAATCGCCAGGGATGAAGGAGTGCATGTGGTGGACTTTGCGCGCAACCAGCTGAGCACCCTGCCCAATGG ACTGCAGCACATGAAAGATCTGGTCACGGAGCTAGTTTTATCAAACAATGTCATCGGCTATGTGCCGCAGTTCATCTCCCAGTTTACACGTATATCTTTCTTGAATTTGTCTAACAATTTGTTGAATGACCTGCCCACGGAGTTTGGCGTTTTGAATACTCTGCGTGAACTAAATATTGCAAACAATCG CTTTCAGTTCATACCCAACTGTGTGTACGAGTTGAAAGGCCTGGAGATCTTCATTGCCAGTGAGAACcacataaaaatgttaaatgtatCGGGTCTGCAGAGCATGCCACGTTTGAGCACATTGGATCTGCGCAATAACGATATTGAGACAGTGCCACCAATCTTGGGAAACCTGACAAACATCAC CCACTTGGAGCTGGTGGGCAATCCTTTTCGACAGCCCCGCCACCAAATCCTGATGAAGGGCACTGACGCTATAATGTCGTATTTGCGGGATCGCATACCCACATAG
- the LOC120453898 gene encoding leucine-rich repeat-containing protein 40 isoform X2 — MCGPYPRRRRYYQIRVFQMASSADELESEDPDDELELDDPEPPTRSEDLPERLYDINEADADSKAVNLEQLTIKEEDAWWNQVPLNNLDLSSNTLTHLSPKIENLQSLTVLTLHDNALLELPPEIGKLEKLMRLNVSHNKLSQLPREIYSLPELRHLNISYNEFNELNPDISDLHMLEFLDGGHNNIQSLPGGIGFLVRLTALLLPYNHIKELPPDLVNMRSLQKIDLMQNDLTCLPEDMGLLRKLECLYLQHNDILELPEFEGNETLSELHASNNFIKTIPKAMCSNLPHLKILDLRDNKITELPDELCLLRNLNRLDVSNNTISVLPVTLSSLAHLISLQVEGNPIKTIRRDILQCGTSRILKTLHERALAKAKEEGGVADEAFTSAGISVTRLRAGQSDDGDMPGNFPDSFHLQQQQNGFQCHGPYPCQQQMQQQFCVYEPLRNCQEYDRQTEGHIYEPENYQQQHQNGSLKSLFMQQQKQRMNYPYPRSFMYQQQQQQQFTYEQGPYYRSAVHPRWVYKLRHTRTLAVNLEELNEVPDQVFQIARDEGVHVVDFARNQLSTLPNGLQHMKDLVTELVLSNNVIGYVPQFISQFTRISFLNLSNNLLNDLPTEFGVLNTLRELNIANNRFQFIPNCVYELKGLEIFIASENHIKMLNVSGLQSMPRLSTLDLRNNDIETVPPILGNLTNITHLELVGNPFRQPRHQILMKGTDAIMSYLRDRIPT; from the exons ATGTGCGGTCCCTATCCGCGGAGGCGTCGCTACTACCAGATTCGCGTATTTCAGATGGCCTCCTCGGCGGACGAGCTGGAAAGCGAGGATCCGGACGATGAGCTGGAACTGGATGATCCGGAACCTCCGACCCGCTCTGAAGACT TGCCCGAACGGCTCTACGACATTAACGAGGCAGATGCAGACAGCAAGGCCGTGAATCTAGAGCAGCTTACGATTAAGGAGGAGGATGCCTGGTGGAACCAAGTGCCATTGAACAACCTGGACCTGAGCTCAAACACCTTAACGCACTTGTCGCCAAAGATCGAGAACTTGCAGTCACTAACCGTGCTTACG CTGCATGATAATGCTTTGCTGGAGTTGCCACCGGAGATCggaaagctggaaaagctAATGCGCCTTAATGTGAGCCACAACAAACTCAGCCAGCTGCCCCGTGAGATATACAGTCTGCCGGAGCTGCGACACCTCAACATCTCGTACAACGAGTTTAACGAACTTAATCCGGACATCAGTGACCTTCACATGCTTGAGTTTTTG GACGGTGGGCATAACAATATTCAATCCCTGCCCGGCGGCATTGGTTTCCTGGTGCGTCTAACTGCGCTCTTGTTGCCCTATAATCACATCAAGGAACTGCCGCCCGATCTTGTTAATATGCGCT CCTTGCAAAAGATTGATCTGATGCAAAACGACCTGACTTGCTTGCCGGAAGATATGGGCCTATTGAGAAAGCTGGAATGCCTTTATCTGCAGCATAACGACATACTGGAACTGCCCGAGTTCGAGGGAAACGAGACCTTGAGCGAGCTGCACGCCAGCAATAATTTCATTAAG ACCATACCAAAAGCTATGTGCAGTAACTTGCCCCACCTGAAGATACTCGATCTGCGGGACAATAAGATCACGGAGCTGCCCGACGAGCTGTGCCTGCTGCGCAATCTAAACCGCCTGGATGTGTCCAACAACACGATCAGCGTGCTGCCAGTCACATTGTCCTCCTTGGCCCACCTGATTAGCCTGCAGGTTGAGGGAAATCCCATCAAAACAATCAGACGCGACATCCTGCAGTGTGGAACATCGCGAATCTTAAAGACTCTGCACGAGAGAGCTTTGGCCAAGGCCAAGGAGGAGGGTGGTGTCGCCGATGAGGCCTTCACGTCAGCGGGCATCAGTGTTACCCGTTTGCGTGCTGGCCAATCGGACGATGGTGATATGCCCGGAAACTTTCCGGATAG CTTTCACctccagcaacagcagaacGGATTCCAATGTCATGGTCCATATCCATgccagcagcaaatgcagcagcaatTTTGTGTGTATGAGCCGCTCAGAAACTGTCAGGAATATGATCGCCAGACCGAGGGGCACATATATGAGCCGGAAaactaccagcagcagcatcagaaTGGCAGCTTGAAATCACTTTTTATgcaacagcagaagcagcgAATGAATTATCCCTATCCACGTTCCTTTATgtaccaacagcagcagcaacaacagttCACCTATGAGCAGGGCCCATACTATCGCTCAGCTGTCCATCCACGTTGGGT ATACAAATTACGACATACACGTACATTAGCTGTCAATCTGGAGGAGCTCAATGAAGTGCCCGACCAGGTGTTCCAAATCGCCAGGGATGAAGGAGTGCATGTGGTGGACTTTGCGCGCAACCAGCTGAGCACCCTGCCCAATGG ACTGCAGCACATGAAAGATCTGGTCACGGAGCTAGTTTTATCAAACAATGTCATCGGCTATGTGCCGCAGTTCATCTCCCAGTTTACACGTATATCTTTCTTGAATTTGTCTAACAATTTGTTGAATGACCTGCCCACGGAGTTTGGCGTTTTGAATACTCTGCGTGAACTAAATATTGCAAACAATCG CTTTCAGTTCATACCCAACTGTGTGTACGAGTTGAAAGGCCTGGAGATCTTCATTGCCAGTGAGAACcacataaaaatgttaaatgtatCGGGTCTGCAGAGCATGCCACGTTTGAGCACATTGGATCTGCGCAATAACGATATTGAGACAGTGCCACCAATCTTGGGAAACCTGACAAACATCAC CCACTTGGAGCTGGTGGGCAATCCTTTTCGACAGCCCCGCCACCAAATCCTGATGAAGGGCACTGACGCTATAATGTCGTATTTGCGGGATCGCATACCCACATAG
- the LOC120453898 gene encoding leucine-rich repeat-containing protein 40 isoform X4, whose protein sequence is MCGPYPRRRRYYQIRVFQMASSADELESEDPDDELELDDPEPPTRSEDLPERLYDINEADADSKAVNLEQLTIKEEDAWWNQVPLNNLDLSSNTLTHLSPKIENLQSLTVLTLHDNALLELPPEIGKLEKLMRLNVSHNKLSQLPREIYSLPELRHLNISYNEFNELNPDISDLHMLEFLDGGHNNIQSLPGGIGFLVRLTALLLPYNHIKELPPDLVNMRSLQKIDLMQNDLTCLPEDMGLLRKLECLYLQHNDILELPEFEGNETLSELHASNNFIKTIPKAMCSNLPHLKILDLRDNKITELPDELCLLRNLNRLDVSNNTISVLPVTLSSLAHLISLQVEGNPIKTIRRDILQCGTSRILKTLHERALAKAKEEGGVADEAFTSAGISVTRLRAGQSDDGDMPGNFPDRYKLRHTRTLAVNLEELNEVPDQVFQIARDEGVHVVDFARNQLSTLPNGLQHMKDLVTELVLSNNVIGYVPQFISQFTRISFLNLSNNLLNDLPTEFGVLNTLRELNIANNRFQFIPNCVYELKGLEIFIASENHIKMLNVSGLQSMPRLSTLDLRNNDIETVPPILGNLTNITHLELVGNPFRQPRHQILMKGTDAIMSYLRDRIPT, encoded by the exons ATGTGCGGTCCCTATCCGCGGAGGCGTCGCTACTACCAGATTCGCGTATTTCAGATGGCCTCCTCGGCGGACGAGCTGGAAAGCGAGGATCCGGACGATGAGCTGGAACTGGATGATCCGGAACCTCCGACCCGCTCTGAAGACT TGCCCGAACGGCTCTACGACATTAACGAGGCAGATGCAGACAGCAAGGCCGTGAATCTAGAGCAGCTTACGATTAAGGAGGAGGATGCCTGGTGGAACCAAGTGCCATTGAACAACCTGGACCTGAGCTCAAACACCTTAACGCACTTGTCGCCAAAGATCGAGAACTTGCAGTCACTAACCGTGCTTACG CTGCATGATAATGCTTTGCTGGAGTTGCCACCGGAGATCggaaagctggaaaagctAATGCGCCTTAATGTGAGCCACAACAAACTCAGCCAGCTGCCCCGTGAGATATACAGTCTGCCGGAGCTGCGACACCTCAACATCTCGTACAACGAGTTTAACGAACTTAATCCGGACATCAGTGACCTTCACATGCTTGAGTTTTTG GACGGTGGGCATAACAATATTCAATCCCTGCCCGGCGGCATTGGTTTCCTGGTGCGTCTAACTGCGCTCTTGTTGCCCTATAATCACATCAAGGAACTGCCGCCCGATCTTGTTAATATGCGCT CCTTGCAAAAGATTGATCTGATGCAAAACGACCTGACTTGCTTGCCGGAAGATATGGGCCTATTGAGAAAGCTGGAATGCCTTTATCTGCAGCATAACGACATACTGGAACTGCCCGAGTTCGAGGGAAACGAGACCTTGAGCGAGCTGCACGCCAGCAATAATTTCATTAAG ACCATACCAAAAGCTATGTGCAGTAACTTGCCCCACCTGAAGATACTCGATCTGCGGGACAATAAGATCACGGAGCTGCCCGACGAGCTGTGCCTGCTGCGCAATCTAAACCGCCTGGATGTGTCCAACAACACGATCAGCGTGCTGCCAGTCACATTGTCCTCCTTGGCCCACCTGATTAGCCTGCAGGTTGAGGGAAATCCCATCAAAACAATCAGACGCGACATCCTGCAGTGTGGAACATCGCGAATCTTAAAGACTCTGCACGAGAGAGCTTTGGCCAAGGCCAAGGAGGAGGGTGGTGTCGCCGATGAGGCCTTCACGTCAGCGGGCATCAGTGTTACCCGTTTGCGTGCTGGCCAATCGGACGATGGTGATATGCCCGGAAACTTTCCGGATAG ATACAAATTACGACATACACGTACATTAGCTGTCAATCTGGAGGAGCTCAATGAAGTGCCCGACCAGGTGTTCCAAATCGCCAGGGATGAAGGAGTGCATGTGGTGGACTTTGCGCGCAACCAGCTGAGCACCCTGCCCAATGG ACTGCAGCACATGAAAGATCTGGTCACGGAGCTAGTTTTATCAAACAATGTCATCGGCTATGTGCCGCAGTTCATCTCCCAGTTTACACGTATATCTTTCTTGAATTTGTCTAACAATTTGTTGAATGACCTGCCCACGGAGTTTGGCGTTTTGAATACTCTGCGTGAACTAAATATTGCAAACAATCG CTTTCAGTTCATACCCAACTGTGTGTACGAGTTGAAAGGCCTGGAGATCTTCATTGCCAGTGAGAACcacataaaaatgttaaatgtatCGGGTCTGCAGAGCATGCCACGTTTGAGCACATTGGATCTGCGCAATAACGATATTGAGACAGTGCCACCAATCTTGGGAAACCTGACAAACATCAC CCACTTGGAGCTGGTGGGCAATCCTTTTCGACAGCCCCGCCACCAAATCCTGATGAAGGGCACTGACGCTATAATGTCGTATTTGCGGGATCGCATACCCACATAG
- the LOC120453898 gene encoding leucine-rich repeat-containing protein 40 isoform X1 has protein sequence MMNFGNLEFDSFRGAQECDQASAFGGDFDFGHSCFTHYGCPSDMSDRASRGRGNPTSSRIPRCAQSPRRAPVAHSPRPSCAFRPIFHERTTHEDDQVLTQQLWKLARKSGTLNLSNKALARVPERLYDINEADADSKAVNLEQLTIKEEDAWWNQVPLNNLDLSSNTLTHLSPKIENLQSLTVLTLHDNALLELPPEIGKLEKLMRLNVSHNKLSQLPREIYSLPELRHLNISYNEFNELNPDISDLHMLEFLDGGHNNIQSLPGGIGFLVRLTALLLPYNHIKELPPDLVNMRSLQKIDLMQNDLTCLPEDMGLLRKLECLYLQHNDILELPEFEGNETLSELHASNNFIKTIPKAMCSNLPHLKILDLRDNKITELPDELCLLRNLNRLDVSNNTISVLPVTLSSLAHLISLQVEGNPIKTIRRDILQCGTSRILKTLHERALAKAKEEGGVADEAFTSAGISVTRLRAGQSDDGDMPGNFPDSFHLQQQQNGFQCHGPYPCQQQMQQQFCVYEPLRNCQEYDRQTEGHIYEPENYQQQHQNGSLKSLFMQQQKQRMNYPYPRSFMYQQQQQQQFTYEQGPYYRSAVHPRWVYKLRHTRTLAVNLEELNEVPDQVFQIARDEGVHVVDFARNQLSTLPNGLQHMKDLVTELVLSNNVIGYVPQFISQFTRISFLNLSNNLLNDLPTEFGVLNTLRELNIANNRFQFIPNCVYELKGLEIFIASENHIKMLNVSGLQSMPRLSTLDLRNNDIETVPPILGNLTNITHLELVGNPFRQPRHQILMKGTDAIMSYLRDRIPT, from the exons ATGATGAA CTTCGGTAACTTAGAGTTTGACTCGTTCCGCGGAGCCCAGGAATGTGACCAGGCATCCGCATTCGGCGGCGACTTCGACTTTGGACACTCCTGCTTCACCCACTACGGCTGTCCCAGCGATATGAGCGATAGAGCCAGCCGAGGACGGGGTAAccccaccagcagcaggatTCCCCGCTGCGCCCAAAGTCCGCGCCGAGCGCCAGTGGCCCACTCACCCAGGCCAAGCTGCGCTTTCCGCCCGATCTTTCACGAGAGGACCACTCACGAGGACGACCAGGTGCTCACCCAACAACTGTGGAAACTGGCTCGGAAGTCGGGCACCCTGAATCTTTCCAACAAGGCATTGGCCAGAG TGCCCGAACGGCTCTACGACATTAACGAGGCAGATGCAGACAGCAAGGCCGTGAATCTAGAGCAGCTTACGATTAAGGAGGAGGATGCCTGGTGGAACCAAGTGCCATTGAACAACCTGGACCTGAGCTCAAACACCTTAACGCACTTGTCGCCAAAGATCGAGAACTTGCAGTCACTAACCGTGCTTACG CTGCATGATAATGCTTTGCTGGAGTTGCCACCGGAGATCggaaagctggaaaagctAATGCGCCTTAATGTGAGCCACAACAAACTCAGCCAGCTGCCCCGTGAGATATACAGTCTGCCGGAGCTGCGACACCTCAACATCTCGTACAACGAGTTTAACGAACTTAATCCGGACATCAGTGACCTTCACATGCTTGAGTTTTTG GACGGTGGGCATAACAATATTCAATCCCTGCCCGGCGGCATTGGTTTCCTGGTGCGTCTAACTGCGCTCTTGTTGCCCTATAATCACATCAAGGAACTGCCGCCCGATCTTGTTAATATGCGCT CCTTGCAAAAGATTGATCTGATGCAAAACGACCTGACTTGCTTGCCGGAAGATATGGGCCTATTGAGAAAGCTGGAATGCCTTTATCTGCAGCATAACGACATACTGGAACTGCCCGAGTTCGAGGGAAACGAGACCTTGAGCGAGCTGCACGCCAGCAATAATTTCATTAAG ACCATACCAAAAGCTATGTGCAGTAACTTGCCCCACCTGAAGATACTCGATCTGCGGGACAATAAGATCACGGAGCTGCCCGACGAGCTGTGCCTGCTGCGCAATCTAAACCGCCTGGATGTGTCCAACAACACGATCAGCGTGCTGCCAGTCACATTGTCCTCCTTGGCCCACCTGATTAGCCTGCAGGTTGAGGGAAATCCCATCAAAACAATCAGACGCGACATCCTGCAGTGTGGAACATCGCGAATCTTAAAGACTCTGCACGAGAGAGCTTTGGCCAAGGCCAAGGAGGAGGGTGGTGTCGCCGATGAGGCCTTCACGTCAGCGGGCATCAGTGTTACCCGTTTGCGTGCTGGCCAATCGGACGATGGTGATATGCCCGGAAACTTTCCGGATAG CTTTCACctccagcaacagcagaacGGATTCCAATGTCATGGTCCATATCCATgccagcagcaaatgcagcagcaatTTTGTGTGTATGAGCCGCTCAGAAACTGTCAGGAATATGATCGCCAGACCGAGGGGCACATATATGAGCCGGAAaactaccagcagcagcatcagaaTGGCAGCTTGAAATCACTTTTTATgcaacagcagaagcagcgAATGAATTATCCCTATCCACGTTCCTTTATgtaccaacagcagcagcaacaacagttCACCTATGAGCAGGGCCCATACTATCGCTCAGCTGTCCATCCACGTTGGGT ATACAAATTACGACATACACGTACATTAGCTGTCAATCTGGAGGAGCTCAATGAAGTGCCCGACCAGGTGTTCCAAATCGCCAGGGATGAAGGAGTGCATGTGGTGGACTTTGCGCGCAACCAGCTGAGCACCCTGCCCAATGG ACTGCAGCACATGAAAGATCTGGTCACGGAGCTAGTTTTATCAAACAATGTCATCGGCTATGTGCCGCAGTTCATCTCCCAGTTTACACGTATATCTTTCTTGAATTTGTCTAACAATTTGTTGAATGACCTGCCCACGGAGTTTGGCGTTTTGAATACTCTGCGTGAACTAAATATTGCAAACAATCG CTTTCAGTTCATACCCAACTGTGTGTACGAGTTGAAAGGCCTGGAGATCTTCATTGCCAGTGAGAACcacataaaaatgttaaatgtatCGGGTCTGCAGAGCATGCCACGTTTGAGCACATTGGATCTGCGCAATAACGATATTGAGACAGTGCCACCAATCTTGGGAAACCTGACAAACATCAC CCACTTGGAGCTGGTGGGCAATCCTTTTCGACAGCCCCGCCACCAAATCCTGATGAAGGGCACTGACGCTATAATGTCGTATTTGCGGGATCGCATACCCACATAG
- the LOC120453898 gene encoding leucine-rich repeat-containing protein 40 isoform X5 has translation MMNFGNLEFDSFRGAQECDQASAFGGDFDFGHSCFTHYGCPSDMSDRASRGRGNPTSSRIPRCAQSPRRAPVAHSPRPSCAFRPIFHERTTHEDDQVLTQQLWKLARKSGTLNLSNKALARVPERLYDINEADADSKAVNLEQLTIKEEDAWWNQVPLNNLDLSSNTLTHLSPKIENLQSLTVLTLHDNALLELPPEIGKLEKLMRLNVSHNKLSQLPREIYSLPELRHLNISYNEFNELNPDISDLHMLEFLDGGHNNIQSLPGGIGFLVRLTALLLPYNHIKELPPDLVNMRSLQKIDLMQNDLTCLPEDMGLLRKLECLYLQHNDILELPEFEGNETLSELHASNNFIKTIPKAMCSNLPHLKILDLRDNKITELPDELCLLRNLNRLDVSNNTISVLPVTLSSLAHLISLQVEGNPIKTIRRDILQCGTSRILKTLHERALAKAKEEGGVADEAFTSAGISVTRLRAGQSDDGDMPGNFPDSFHLQQQQNGFQCHGPYPCQQQMQQQFCVYEPLRNCQEYDRQTEGHIYEPENYQQQHQNGSLKSLFMQQQKQRMNYPYPRSFMYQQQQQQQFTYEQGPYYRSAVHPRWV, from the exons ATGATGAA CTTCGGTAACTTAGAGTTTGACTCGTTCCGCGGAGCCCAGGAATGTGACCAGGCATCCGCATTCGGCGGCGACTTCGACTTTGGACACTCCTGCTTCACCCACTACGGCTGTCCCAGCGATATGAGCGATAGAGCCAGCCGAGGACGGGGTAAccccaccagcagcaggatTCCCCGCTGCGCCCAAAGTCCGCGCCGAGCGCCAGTGGCCCACTCACCCAGGCCAAGCTGCGCTTTCCGCCCGATCTTTCACGAGAGGACCACTCACGAGGACGACCAGGTGCTCACCCAACAACTGTGGAAACTGGCTCGGAAGTCGGGCACCCTGAATCTTTCCAACAAGGCATTGGCCAGAG TGCCCGAACGGCTCTACGACATTAACGAGGCAGATGCAGACAGCAAGGCCGTGAATCTAGAGCAGCTTACGATTAAGGAGGAGGATGCCTGGTGGAACCAAGTGCCATTGAACAACCTGGACCTGAGCTCAAACACCTTAACGCACTTGTCGCCAAAGATCGAGAACTTGCAGTCACTAACCGTGCTTACG CTGCATGATAATGCTTTGCTGGAGTTGCCACCGGAGATCggaaagctggaaaagctAATGCGCCTTAATGTGAGCCACAACAAACTCAGCCAGCTGCCCCGTGAGATATACAGTCTGCCGGAGCTGCGACACCTCAACATCTCGTACAACGAGTTTAACGAACTTAATCCGGACATCAGTGACCTTCACATGCTTGAGTTTTTG GACGGTGGGCATAACAATATTCAATCCCTGCCCGGCGGCATTGGTTTCCTGGTGCGTCTAACTGCGCTCTTGTTGCCCTATAATCACATCAAGGAACTGCCGCCCGATCTTGTTAATATGCGCT CCTTGCAAAAGATTGATCTGATGCAAAACGACCTGACTTGCTTGCCGGAAGATATGGGCCTATTGAGAAAGCTGGAATGCCTTTATCTGCAGCATAACGACATACTGGAACTGCCCGAGTTCGAGGGAAACGAGACCTTGAGCGAGCTGCACGCCAGCAATAATTTCATTAAG ACCATACCAAAAGCTATGTGCAGTAACTTGCCCCACCTGAAGATACTCGATCTGCGGGACAATAAGATCACGGAGCTGCCCGACGAGCTGTGCCTGCTGCGCAATCTAAACCGCCTGGATGTGTCCAACAACACGATCAGCGTGCTGCCAGTCACATTGTCCTCCTTGGCCCACCTGATTAGCCTGCAGGTTGAGGGAAATCCCATCAAAACAATCAGACGCGACATCCTGCAGTGTGGAACATCGCGAATCTTAAAGACTCTGCACGAGAGAGCTTTGGCCAAGGCCAAGGAGGAGGGTGGTGTCGCCGATGAGGCCTTCACGTCAGCGGGCATCAGTGTTACCCGTTTGCGTGCTGGCCAATCGGACGATGGTGATATGCCCGGAAACTTTCCGGATAG CTTTCACctccagcaacagcagaacGGATTCCAATGTCATGGTCCATATCCATgccagcagcaaatgcagcagcaatTTTGTGTGTATGAGCCGCTCAGAAACTGTCAGGAATATGATCGCCAGACCGAGGGGCACATATATGAGCCGGAAaactaccagcagcagcatcagaaTGGCAGCTTGAAATCACTTTTTATgcaacagcagaagcagcgAATGAATTATCCCTATCCACGTTCCTTTATgtaccaacagcagcagcaacaacagttCACCTATGAGCAGGGCCCATACTATCGCTCAGCTGTCCATCCACGTTGGGTGTAG